A window of Jannaschia sp. M317 contains these coding sequences:
- the gltB gene encoding glutamate synthase large subunit, with translation MRTKLEGTSLYHQESEHSSCGVGLVVDINGRKSRKVVEAGINALKAIWHRGAVDADGKTGDGAGIHVEIPVKFFYDQVRRTGHEPHADQLLAVGQVFLPRNDFGGQETCRTIVETEVLRMGYYIYGWRHVPVNIDVLGEKANATRPEIEQILISNVKGVDDEAFERDLYVIRRRIEKAAIAAQIPGLYLASLSCRSIIYKGMMLAEQVAEFYPDLKDERFESAFAIYHQRYSTNTFPQWWLAQPFRMLAHNGEINTLKGNVNWMKSHEIRMASSAFGDNAADIKPIIPKGSSDSAALDSVFEVLVRAGRNAPMAKTMLVPESWSQAAVELPDAWRDMYAYCNAVMEPWDGPAALAMTDGRWVCAGLDRNGLRPMRYTVTGDGLLIAGSEAGMVPVDEGTVVEKGALGPGQMIAVDMKEGRLFHDTELKNKLAGAHPFGDWVERITDLEQVTGGVSETAIHNGEELRKRQIAAGYSIEELEQILAPMAEDGKETLASMGDDTPSAVLSEKYRPLSHFFRQAFSQVTNPPIDSLREFRVMSLKTRFGNLKNVLDEDGSQTEILVLDSPFVGNAQFQAMFEHFAESVVTIDCTFPAGGEAGQLKANLERIRAEAEDAVRSGAGHLVLTDRMQSEDRVPMPMILATSAVHSWLTRKGLRTFCSLNVRSAECIDPHYFAVLVGCGATTVNAYLAQDSLADRIEKGLLDCTLTEAVAKYRAAIDAGLLKIMAKMGISVISSYRGGLNFEAVGLSRAMVADYFPGMLSRISGIGTNGLQRKVEEVHARGWLSSTSNVLPIGGFYKARRSGEKHAWEAQTMHMLQAACDRGSYEIWKQFSHAIRANQPIHLRDLLAVKPLGKPVPLEEVESITAIRKRFVTPGMSLGALSPEAHKLLNVAMNRIGAKSDSGEGGEDPAHFVPEPNGDNPSAKIKQVASGRFGVTAEYLNHCEELEIKVAQGAKPGEGGQLPGMKVTDLIARLRHSTKGVTLISPPPHHDIYSIEDLAQLIYDLKQINPRCKVTVKLVASSGVGTIAAGVAKAKADVILISGHNGGTGASPATSIKYAGLPWEMGLTEAHQVLAMNKLRERVTLRTDGGLRTGRDIVMAAMMGAEEYGIGTAALISMGCIMVRQCQSNTCPVGVCTQDEALRAKFTGTADKVVNLITFYAQEVREILAEIGARSLDEVIGRADLLTQVSRGSAHLDDLDLNPLLITVDGADKITYDRTKPRNAVPDTLDAQIVKDAARFLNDGEKMQLSYAVQNTLRTVGTRTSSHIVSQFGMRNGLQPDHLTVKLQGSAGQSLGAFAAPGLKIEVSGDANDYVGKGLSGGTVVVRPTMDSPLKADENTIIGNTVLYGATDGFLFAAGRAGERFAVRNSGASVVIEGCGSNGCEYMTGGVAVILGSIGANFGAGMTGGMAYLYDPEGKAPPVMNMETLVTCPVTVAHWEAQLRALVERHAAETGSRKARLILSDWEAEVGNFLQVCPKEMLIHIPVPLSEEAGAIPAE, from the coding sequence ATGCGCACCAAGCTGGAGGGCACGAGCCTGTACCACCAGGAATCCGAGCATTCCTCCTGTGGGGTCGGGCTGGTCGTGGACATCAACGGGCGCAAGTCCCGCAAGGTTGTCGAGGCCGGGATCAACGCGCTCAAGGCGATCTGGCACCGGGGCGCGGTGGATGCCGACGGCAAGACCGGTGACGGCGCGGGCATCCACGTCGAGATTCCGGTCAAGTTCTTCTACGATCAGGTCCGCCGCACCGGGCACGAGCCGCACGCCGATCAATTGCTGGCCGTGGGCCAGGTGTTCCTGCCGCGCAATGATTTCGGCGGGCAGGAAACCTGCCGGACGATCGTGGAAACGGAAGTCCTGCGGATGGGCTATTACATCTATGGCTGGCGGCATGTGCCGGTGAACATCGACGTGCTGGGCGAAAAGGCCAACGCCACCCGGCCCGAGATCGAGCAGATCCTGATTTCCAACGTCAAGGGCGTCGACGACGAAGCCTTTGAGCGCGATCTTTACGTGATCCGGCGCCGGATCGAAAAGGCCGCGATCGCAGCCCAGATTCCGGGCCTATACCTGGCGTCGTTGTCGTGCCGGTCGATCATCTACAAGGGCATGATGCTGGCCGAGCAGGTCGCGGAATTCTATCCCGACCTCAAGGATGAGCGGTTCGAGAGCGCCTTTGCGATCTATCACCAGCGCTATTCCACCAACACCTTCCCGCAGTGGTGGTTGGCGCAGCCGTTCCGCATGCTGGCGCACAACGGCGAGATCAACACGCTCAAGGGCAACGTCAACTGGATGAAGAGCCACGAGATCCGCATGGCCTCGTCGGCCTTTGGGGACAACGCCGCGGACATCAAGCCGATCATTCCAAAGGGGTCGTCGGATTCGGCCGCGCTTGATTCCGTGTTCGAGGTGCTGGTGCGCGCCGGGCGCAATGCGCCCATGGCCAAGACGATGCTGGTCCCCGAATCGTGGTCGCAGGCCGCGGTTGAACTGCCGGATGCCTGGCGCGACATGTATGCCTATTGCAACGCCGTGATGGAGCCGTGGGACGGCCCCGCTGCCCTGGCCATGACCGACGGGCGCTGGGTCTGCGCCGGACTGGACCGCAACGGCCTGCGCCCGATGCGCTATACCGTGACCGGTGACGGCCTGCTGATTGCCGGATCCGAGGCGGGGATGGTCCCCGTCGACGAGGGCACCGTGGTCGAAAAGGGCGCGCTTGGCCCCGGCCAGATGATCGCGGTCGACATGAAGGAGGGCCGCCTGTTCCACGACACCGAGTTGAAGAACAAGCTGGCGGGCGCGCATCCGTTCGGCGACTGGGTGGAGCGGATCACCGACCTGGAGCAGGTGACCGGCGGCGTCTCCGAGACGGCGATCCACAACGGCGAGGAACTGCGCAAGCGGCAGATCGCCGCCGGCTATTCCATCGAGGAGCTGGAGCAGATCCTGGCCCCCATGGCCGAGGACGGCAAAGAGACGCTGGCGTCCATGGGTGATGACACGCCCTCGGCGGTCCTGTCCGAGAAGTATCGCCCGCTGTCGCACTTCTTCCGGCAGGCGTTCAGCCAGGTGACCAACCCGCCCATCGATAGTCTGCGCGAATTCCGGGTGATGAGCCTGAAGACGCGGTTCGGGAACCTCAAGAACGTGCTGGACGAGGATGGGTCCCAGACCGAGATCCTGGTGCTCGACAGCCCCTTTGTGGGCAACGCCCAGTTCCAGGCGATGTTCGAGCATTTTGCCGAATCCGTCGTGACCATCGACTGCACCTTCCCTGCCGGTGGCGAAGCCGGGCAACTGAAAGCCAACCTGGAACGGATCCGGGCCGAGGCCGAGGATGCCGTCCGGTCCGGCGCGGGGCATCTTGTTCTGACCGACCGCATGCAGTCCGAGGACCGCGTGCCGATGCCGATGATCCTGGCCACCAGCGCGGTGCATTCCTGGCTGACGCGCAAGGGGCTGCGGACGTTCTGTTCGCTGAACGTGCGGTCGGCGGAATGTATCGACCCGCATTACTTTGCGGTGCTCGTCGGTTGTGGTGCCACCACGGTGAACGCCTATCTGGCGCAGGACAGCCTGGCCGACCGGATCGAAAAGGGGCTGCTGGATTGCACCCTGACCGAGGCCGTCGCCAAGTATCGCGCCGCCATCGACGCGGGTTTGTTGAAGATCATGGCGAAGATGGGGATCTCGGTGATTTCCTCCTATCGCGGGGGTCTCAACTTCGAGGCGGTGGGCCTGTCGCGCGCCATGGTCGCGGATTACTTCCCCGGAATGCTGAGCCGGATTTCCGGCATCGGCACCAATGGCCTGCAAAGGAAGGTGGAGGAGGTCCACGCCCGCGGCTGGCTGTCGTCCACGTCCAACGTCCTGCCGATCGGCGGCTTCTACAAGGCGCGCCGTTCTGGCGAAAAGCACGCCTGGGAAGCGCAGACCATGCACATGCTGCAGGCCGCCTGCGACCGCGGATCCTATGAGATCTGGAAGCAGTTCAGCCACGCGATCCGCGCCAACCAGCCGATCCACCTGCGCGACCTGCTGGCGGTCAAGCCGCTGGGCAAGCCGGTGCCGTTGGAAGAGGTCGAGAGCATCACCGCGATCCGCAAGCGGTTCGTGACGCCTGGGATGTCGCTGGGCGCGCTGTCGCCTGAGGCGCACAAACTGCTCAACGTGGCGATGAACCGGATCGGGGCAAAGTCCGATTCCGGTGAGGGCGGCGAAGATCCCGCGCATTTCGTGCCCGAGCCGAACGGCGACAACCCGTCGGCCAAGATCAAGCAGGTGGCGTCGGGGCGCTTCGGTGTGACCGCCGAATACCTCAACCACTGCGAAGAGTTGGAAATCAAGGTCGCGCAGGGCGCCAAGCCCGGCGAAGGTGGACAGTTGCCCGGCATGAAGGTCACCGACCTGATCGCGCGGCTGCGGCATTCGACCAAGGGCGTGACGCTGATCTCGCCCCCGCCGCACCACGACATCTATTCGATCGAGGACCTGGCGCAGCTGATCTACGACCTCAAGCAGATCAACCCGCGCTGCAAGGTGACGGTGAAGTTGGTGGCAAGCTCGGGCGTGGGTACGATTGCCGCCGGCGTGGCCAAGGCCAAGGCCGACGTCATCCTGATCTCTGGGCACAACGGCGGCACCGGCGCATCGCCCGCGACGTCGATCAAATACGCGGGTCTGCCGTGGGAGATGGGCCTGACCGAGGCGCATCAGGTTCTGGCGATGAACAAGTTGCGCGAACGCGTGACCCTGCGCACCGATGGCGGCCTGCGGACCGGGCGCGACATCGTCATGGCCGCGATGATGGGGGCCGAGGAATACGGCATCGGCACCGCCGCGCTGATTTCGATGGGCTGCATCATGGTGCGGCAGTGTCAGTCGAACACCTGCCCCGTCGGCGTCTGCACCCAGGACGAGGCGCTGCGCGCCAAGTTCACGGGCACGGCGGACAAGGTCGTGAACCTCATCACATTCTACGCGCAGGAGGTTCGCGAAATCCTGGCCGAGATCGGCGCGCGGTCGCTGGATGAGGTGATCGGGCGCGCAGACCTGCTGACGCAGGTGTCGCGCGGATCGGCCCATCTGGACGATCTGGACCTGAACCCGTTGCTGATCACCGTCGATGGTGCGGACAAGATCACCTATGATCGCACCAAGCCGCGCAATGCCGTGCCCGACACGCTGGATGCGCAGATCGTCAAGGACGCAGCCCGTTTCCTCAATGACGGCGAAAAGATGCAGCTGTCCTATGCGGTGCAGAACACCCTGCGGACCGTGGGCACGCGGACCTCGTCGCATATCGTGTCGCAGTTCGGCATGCGCAATGGCCTGCAACCCGACCACCTGACGGTGAAGCTGCAGGGGTCCGCCGGGCAATCGCTGGGGGCCTTTGCGGCACCGGGCTTGAAGATCGAAGTGTCGGGCGATGCCAACGACTATGTGGGCAAGGGCCTGTCGGGCGGCACGGTCGTGGTGCGACCGACGATGGATTCGCCTCTGAAGGCGGATGAAAACACCATCATCGGCAACACGGTGCTTTACGGGGCCACCGACGGGTTTCTGTTCGCGGCTGGCCGCGCGGGAGAACGGTTCGCGGTGCGCAACTCGGGCGCGTCGGTGGTGATCGAGGGCTGCGGGTCGAACGGCTGTGAATACATGACCGGCGGCGTGGCCGTGATCCTGGGCAGCATCGGGGCCAACTTTGGCGCCGGCATGACCGGCGGGATGGCGTATCTCTATGATCCGGAAGGCAAGGCCCCGCCGGTGATGAACATGGAAACGCTGGTGACCTGTCCCGTGACCGTCGCCCATTGGGAAGCGCAGCTGCGCGCCCTGGTGGAGCGTCACGCCGCCGAAACCGGATCCCGAAAGGCCCGCCTGATCCTGTCGGATTGGGAGGCGGAGGTCGGCAACTTCCTGCAGGTTTGCCCGAAGGAAATGCTGATCCACATCCCGGTTCCCCTGTCCGAAGAAGCAGGGGCGATCCCGGCGGAATGA
- a CDS encoding NAD(P)-dependent oxidoreductase, producing MASNKMLRFVTVDRQTPEKRDAEVRTDDFGEIYREFAAERAAEQAGRCSQCGVPYCQSHCPLHNNIPDWLRLTAEGRLREAYDISQATNTFPEICGRICPQDRLCEGNCVIEQSGHGTVTIGAVEKYVTDTAFDAGWVPAIAPHTERAESVGIIGAGPGGLAAADMLRRAGVQVTVYDRYDRSGGLMMYGIPGFKLEKDIVERRNQQLEEGGVTFRLNCEVGTDITFDEIRDAHDAVIIATGVYKSRELDGDNADAQGVVRALDYLTASNRKSFGDAVADFDNGDLDAEGKRVVVIGGGDTAMDCVRTAIRQGATSVKCLYRRDRANMPGSQRETQNAEEEGVEFIWLTAPAGFEAALAEAKTGGAAVSGVKVQRMKLGEADATGRQTPEIIEGADYVEDADLVIKALGFSPEDLPTLWSKPELEVTRWGTVKADFRTHETPLDGVYAVGDIVRGASLVVWAIRDGREAAEAILEKLDAKGAVIAAE from the coding sequence ATGGCCTCGAACAAGATGCTCCGCTTTGTGACCGTGGACCGGCAGACCCCCGAAAAGCGGGATGCCGAGGTGCGCACCGATGACTTTGGCGAGATCTACCGCGAATTTGCCGCCGAACGCGCGGCAGAGCAAGCCGGACGTTGTTCCCAATGCGGCGTGCCCTACTGCCAGAGCCATTGCCCGCTGCACAACAACATCCCCGATTGGCTGCGCCTGACCGCCGAGGGCCGCCTGCGCGAAGCCTACGACATCAGCCAGGCCACCAATACCTTTCCGGAGATCTGTGGCCGGATCTGTCCGCAGGATCGCCTGTGTGAAGGCAACTGCGTGATCGAACAATCGGGCCACGGCACCGTCACCATCGGTGCGGTCGAGAAATACGTCACGGACACCGCCTTTGATGCGGGTTGGGTGCCTGCCATCGCGCCACACACCGAACGGGCCGAAAGCGTCGGCATCATCGGTGCCGGCCCCGGTGGTCTGGCCGCCGCGGATATGCTGCGCCGTGCCGGTGTTCAGGTGACGGTCTATGATCGCTACGACCGCTCCGGCGGGTTGATGATGTACGGCATCCCCGGCTTCAAGTTGGAGAAGGACATCGTCGAGCGGCGCAATCAGCAGCTCGAAGAGGGCGGCGTGACCTTCCGCCTGAACTGCGAGGTCGGCACCGACATCACCTTCGACGAAATCCGCGACGCCCATGATGCCGTCATCATCGCCACCGGTGTCTACAAGTCGCGCGAACTGGACGGCGACAACGCGGACGCCCAAGGCGTTGTGCGGGCGCTGGACTATTTGACCGCGTCCAACCGCAAGAGCTTTGGCGATGCGGTCGCGGACTTTGACAACGGTGACCTGGACGCCGAGGGCAAGCGCGTCGTGGTCATTGGCGGCGGCGACACCGCGATGGACTGCGTCCGCACCGCCATCCGCCAGGGCGCGACCAGCGTGAAGTGTCTGTACCGTCGCGACCGTGCCAACATGCCCGGTTCGCAGCGCGAAACGCAGAACGCCGAAGAAGAGGGCGTCGAGTTCATCTGGCTGACAGCCCCCGCCGGGTTCGAAGCCGCCCTGGCCGAGGCCAAGACCGGCGGTGCCGCCGTCAGCGGCGTCAAGGTGCAGCGTATGAAGCTGGGCGAAGCCGATGCCACCGGTCGTCAGACGCCCGAGATCATCGAGGGCGCCGACTACGTCGAAGATGCCGATCTGGTCATCAAGGCGCTGGGTTTCTCGCCCGAGGATCTGCCGACGCTGTGGTCCAAGCCAGAGCTGGAGGTGACCCGTTGGGGCACCGTGAAGGCCGATTTCCGCACCCACGAGACGCCGCTGGACGGGGTCTATGCGGTAGGCGACATCGTGCGCGGCGCGTCGCTGGTGGTTTGGGCCATCCGCGATGGGCGCGAAGCGGCCGAGGCGATCCTGGAAAAGCTGGATGCCAAGGGCGCGGTCATCGCCGCGGAATAA
- a CDS encoding undecaprenyl-diphosphate phosphatase: MSLWHLLLLAALQGVTEFLPISSSGHLILLPALTGLEDQGAFLDVAVHVGTLGAVVVYFRSDVAAALQGTAGLLRGRWGPQERLAAGLAIATVPVVLAGLALKLTIGTDVLRSVTLIGWTTLLFGLLLWWFDRRGTQSKTIADWSLSEAIKMGLWQAVALIPGTSRSGITITGARAMGYDRSEAARIAMLMSIPTILASGTLLALEVIGDADAALARDGAIAAGFAFVAALAALHLMMRLLRSVSFTPYVIYRIILGSALLIWAYSAA; this comes from the coding sequence ATGTCCCTCTGGCATCTCCTCCTCCTCGCCGCCTTGCAGGGCGTTACCGAATTCCTGCCGATCTCGTCTTCGGGTCACCTGATTCTGCTGCCCGCATTGACCGGGTTGGAGGATCAGGGGGCCTTCCTCGATGTTGCCGTCCACGTCGGCACGCTTGGGGCCGTTGTCGTCTATTTCCGGTCCGATGTCGCAGCCGCCTTGCAGGGCACCGCGGGACTGCTGCGCGGCCGTTGGGGGCCGCAGGAACGGCTCGCCGCGGGATTGGCCATCGCCACTGTGCCCGTCGTCCTTGCGGGACTGGCCCTGAAACTCACGATCGGGACCGATGTCCTCCGCTCTGTCACGTTGATCGGCTGGACGACGCTGCTGTTCGGGCTGCTTTTGTGGTGGTTCGACCGGCGGGGGACGCAGTCCAAGACCATCGCCGACTGGTCCCTGTCCGAGGCCATCAAGATGGGTCTCTGGCAGGCTGTCGCCCTGATTCCCGGCACGTCCCGGTCCGGCATCACGATCACCGGCGCCCGCGCCATGGGGTATGACCGGTCCGAGGCCGCGCGGATCGCAATGCTGATGTCGATCCCGACGATCCTGGCCTCGGGCACGTTGCTGGCGCTGGAGGTGATCGGGGATGCGGACGCAGCGCTTGCACGCGACGGGGCCATTGCCGCTGGGTTCGCCTTTGTCGCCGCACTGGCCGCGCTGCACCTGATGATGCGGCTGCTGCGCTCGGTCAGCTTTACGCCTTACGTCATCTACCGAATCATCCTGGGGTCGGCCCTTCTGATCTGGGCCTATTCCGCCGCATAG
- a CDS encoding MATE family efflux transporter, giving the protein MAKGGRDLTEGPVWKAIAVMSLPMMLGILAVISTGLVDAYFLAKISPEALAAVGFVYPVTTAIASLSVGLSAGSSAIISQAIGRRDSDDDVTRRGLHALGLGLVLASLASLIFWLLDKPLFAALGAEGAVLDAALRYTPIWAMAFPFLVSMMLINAVFRAHGNGTTSAVVMMASALVNVGTTPVFILGLGPAPEMGVAGAALGTLVAMLTGSVVAFWLAWRDGILKPCEAPMRDLWRNARAVASIGAPAATSNAINPAGMALVTAAVATVGTAAVGGFGAATRVESVLAVPLLALSAGIGPVVGQNWGAQKSERAQLALRLCLWFAVGYGLAVAVVLTLFAVPIAAAFGAGEDSTEAAALYLRVVGWSLFGFGMLVTGNASLNAISRSGYAMGLSLARVLAIYVPLAWGGVMVFGYPGILGAAVVANLFGAWAVLVAGRATGLLSRDLPGVIGAARRLPAYAAE; this is encoded by the coding sequence ATGGCCAAAGGCGGACGCGATCTGACGGAAGGCCCGGTCTGGAAGGCCATTGCCGTGATGTCCCTGCCGATGATGCTGGGCATTCTGGCCGTAATCTCCACGGGTCTGGTGGACGCCTATTTCCTGGCCAAGATCTCGCCCGAGGCGCTGGCGGCGGTGGGCTTTGTCTATCCGGTGACGACGGCCATCGCCTCGCTGTCGGTTGGGCTGTCCGCGGGGTCGAGCGCGATCATCTCCCAGGCGATTGGCCGCCGCGACAGCGATGATGACGTCACGCGCCGAGGGCTTCATGCGCTGGGCCTGGGTCTGGTGCTTGCGTCGTTGGCTTCGCTGATCTTCTGGCTGCTCGACAAACCGCTTTTCGCGGCATTGGGGGCCGAGGGCGCGGTGTTGGACGCCGCCCTGCGCTACACGCCGATCTGGGCAATGGCCTTTCCGTTTCTCGTGTCGATGATGCTGATCAACGCGGTGTTTCGGGCGCATGGCAATGGCACGACCTCTGCCGTGGTGATGATGGCCTCGGCCTTGGTGAACGTCGGCACGACACCGGTGTTCATCCTGGGCCTGGGTCCGGCGCCGGAAATGGGCGTCGCGGGCGCGGCGCTGGGAACGCTGGTGGCGATGTTGACGGGATCTGTCGTCGCTTTCTGGCTGGCGTGGCGGGATGGTATTCTGAAACCCTGCGAAGCGCCGATGCGCGATCTGTGGCGGAACGCCCGCGCGGTGGCGTCAATCGGGGCCCCGGCGGCGACCTCCAATGCGATCAATCCGGCGGGGATGGCGTTGGTGACGGCGGCGGTGGCGACGGTGGGCACGGCGGCAGTCGGCGGTTTTGGCGCGGCGACGCGGGTGGAAAGCGTGCTGGCCGTGCCCCTGCTGGCGTTGTCCGCCGGGATCGGCCCCGTGGTCGGCCAGAACTGGGGCGCGCAAAAGAGCGAGCGTGCGCAGCTGGCGCTGCGCCTTTGTCTGTGGTTCGCGGTCGGCTATGGGCTGGCGGTTGCGGTGGTGCTGACGCTGTTTGCCGTGCCCATCGCTGCGGCCTTTGGCGCAGGCGAAGACAGCACGGAAGCGGCCGCGCTGTACCTGCGGGTCGTTGGTTGGTCGCTGTTCGGCTTTGGCATGTTGGTGACGGGGAATGCGTCGCTGAATGCGATTTCGCGGTCGGGCTATGCCATGGGCCTGTCGCTGGCACGGGTGCTGGCGATCTATGTCCCGTTGGCCTGGGGCGGCGTGATGGTGTTCGGCTATCCCGGCATTCTGGGGGCTGCGGTCGTGGCGAACCTGTTCGGGGCCTGGGCTGTCCTGGTGGCCGGGCGGGCGACCGGGTTGCTGTCCAGGGATCTGCCGGGGGTCATTGGCGCGGCGCGGCGGTTGCCGGCCTATGCGGCGGAATAG
- a CDS encoding complex I NDUFA9 subunit family protein codes for MSKLVTIFGGSGFVGRYIARRMAKDGWRVRVAVRRPNEAHFVRVYGSVGQVEPVFANIRDDASVEAALMGADAVVNCVGILAESGKNKFDAVQAEAPGRIARIASAMGVARMVQISAIGADAESESDYARTKAEGEAAVLAHMPGAMILRPSIVFGPEDDFFNRFAGMARMPKVIPVVGGATKFQPVFVDDVAAAAVQGVTGQAPGGIYELGGPDVHSFRDLMRLMLDVVRRRALLLPVPFVVARVLAWGLDLAQTVTAGLLHNGTLTQDQVRNLAQDNVVTGTLPGFEALGIRPTTLDAVLPDYLWRFRPSGQYSEIKESARNLKT; via the coding sequence ATGTCTAAGCTCGTCACCATCTTCGGCGGTTCCGGATTCGTCGGGCGCTACATTGCGCGTCGCATGGCCAAGGATGGCTGGCGGGTGCGGGTTGCCGTGCGGCGCCCGAACGAGGCGCATTTCGTCCGCGTCTACGGGTCTGTCGGTCAGGTCGAGCCGGTCTTTGCCAACATCCGCGATGACGCCAGCGTCGAGGCGGCGCTGATGGGGGCGGATGCCGTCGTCAACTGCGTCGGCATCCTGGCCGAAAGCGGCAAGAACAAGTTCGACGCCGTCCAGGCCGAGGCACCGGGCCGCATCGCCCGGATCGCCTCCGCCATGGGCGTCGCGCGTATGGTTCAGATCTCGGCCATCGGCGCGGATGCCGAAAGCGAGAGCGATTATGCCCGCACCAAGGCCGAGGGGGAGGCCGCCGTTCTGGCCCATATGCCGGGCGCGATGATCCTGCGCCCCTCGATCGTGTTTGGGCCCGAGGATGACTTCTTCAACCGGTTCGCCGGCATGGCCCGGATGCCGAAGGTGATTCCGGTCGTGGGGGGCGCGACGAAGTTCCAACCCGTGTTTGTCGACGACGTCGCCGCCGCAGCCGTGCAGGGCGTCACCGGTCAGGCCCCCGGCGGCATCTACGAGCTGGGCGGCCCCGACGTGCACAGCTTCAGGGATCTGATGCGTCTGATGCTGGATGTGGTGCGCCGTCGCGCGCTGCTGCTGCCGGTGCCGTTCGTTGTCGCGCGGGTTCTGGCCTGGGGGCTGGATCTGGCGCAGACGGTGACCGCGGGTCTGCTGCACAACGGCACGCTGACCCAGGATCAGGTCCGCAACCTGGCGCAGGACAATGTCGTCACCGGCACCCTGCCGGGGTTCGAAGCCTTGGGCATCCGGCCCACCACATTGGACGCGGTGCTGCCGGACTATCTGTGGCGGTTCCGTCCCTCGGGCCAGTATTCCGAGATCAAGGAAAGCGCCCGCAACCTGAAGACCTGA
- a CDS encoding ribonuclease D, translating to MTITLHKCDLPDGLSFPNGVAIDCETMGLNPHRDRLCLVQLSGGDGNAHLVQVGKGQTSAPNLEAVLNDASVLKLFHYGRFDIAAMFHTFGALAQPVWCSKIASRLVRTYTDRHGLKALLQELLQEDISKMQQTSDWGAETLTDAQMAYAASDVLYLHRLKEKLDARLIREDRADIAQACFDFLPTRAKLDLIGYPETDIFAHS from the coding sequence ATGACCATCACCCTGCACAAGTGCGACCTGCCCGACGGACTGTCGTTTCCGAATGGCGTCGCCATCGATTGCGAAACCATGGGCCTGAACCCGCACCGGGACCGGCTGTGCCTGGTGCAATTGTCGGGCGGCGACGGCAACGCGCATCTGGTGCAGGTGGGCAAGGGCCAGACCTCTGCTCCGAACCTGGAGGCGGTGCTGAACGATGCCTCGGTTCTGAAACTGTTCCACTATGGTCGTTTTGACATCGCCGCGATGTTTCACACCTTCGGCGCGCTGGCCCAGCCGGTCTGGTGTTCCAAGATCGCCAGCCGTCTGGTGCGCACCTATACGGACCGCCACGGCCTGAAGGCCCTGCTGCAGGAGCTGCTGCAGGAAGACATCTCCAAGATGCAGCAGACCTCCGACTGGGGGGCCGAGACACTGACCGACGCGCAGATGGCCTATGCCGCGTCGGACGTGCTGTATCTGCACCGTCTCAAGGAAAAGCTGGACGCCCGCCTGATCCGCGAAGATCGGGCCGACATCGCCCAGGCCTGTTTCGATTTTCTGCCGACACGCGCGAAGCTGGACCTGATCGGCTATCCCGAGACGGACATCTTTGCCCATTCGTGA
- the lptC gene encoding LPS export ABC transporter periplasmic protein LptC yields MVADSYHTPLVRAGRVILPVTALALLSTLFLLARTVNPDDAIPFADVDVSERARDQQLTAPRFAGVSREGTEFALSANTARPDAADPRIMEADQVVLDLIDMSGGEVMVQADMGRVDTAARHITLDGNVQVTTTTGFRLTTARLEGTLGTLNIRATGGVVGDGPLGGLRADEMRVNQDEEGSQRLLFTGGVELVYTPPTD; encoded by the coding sequence ATGGTCGCAGACAGCTATCATACCCCTCTGGTCCGGGCCGGGCGCGTCATCCTGCCGGTGACGGCGCTTGCGCTCTTGTCGACGTTGTTCCTGCTGGCCCGGACGGTGAATCCCGACGATGCGATTCCCTTTGCCGATGTCGACGTGTCCGAACGGGCCCGCGACCAGCAATTGACCGCCCCCCGCTTTGCCGGCGTCTCGCGCGAAGGGACGGAATTCGCGCTGTCCGCAAACACCGCCCGCCCCGACGCCGCCGACCCCCGCATCATGGAGGCGGACCAGGTCGTTCTGGACCTGATCGACATGAGCGGGGGCGAAGTCATGGTGCAGGCCGACATGGGCCGGGTCGACACCGCCGCGCGGCATATCACCCTGGATGGCAACGTGCAGGTGACCACCACGACCGGTTTCCGCCTGACCACCGCCCGGTTGGAGGGGACGCTAGGCACCCTGAACATCCGCGCCACCGGGGGTGTGGTCGGCGACGGCCCACTGGGGGGCCTGCGCGCCGATGAGATGCGCGTGAACCAGGATGAAGAAGGATCGCAGCGCCTGCTCTTCACCGGCGGGGTAGAGTTGGTCTATACACCGCCAACCGACTAG